In the genome of Vicia villosa cultivar HV-30 ecotype Madison, WI linkage group LG7, Vvil1.0, whole genome shotgun sequence, one region contains:
- the LOC131619258 gene encoding uncharacterized protein LOC131619258: protein MIENDDKLLDGLYACINKLSASEKVIDDIHGELAKYKMCTCHFGLNEAVRQRANVAPAEWWRRYGAKTPNLQLLAIKILSLTCSSSGCERNWSAFEHIHSKKRNRLEHQMLQDLVFIKYNQNLKERFDSDDLIDPVVLEDDFDTHNLWLLGGEDEAQPEPDDDMVFDGEDLSWLDVEIASGAAEPAINTRSQATLQKNAAAPPPPQPPSSSRSKPKAKEVVVVDDEFGDGEYIGEDEECEEDEEDEEDASEEGSDDEDLDFNDS from the exons ATGATTGAGAACGACGATAAGTTGTTGGATGGCCTTTATGCATGCATTAACAAGCTTTCTGCAAGTGAAAAAGTTATTGATGACATTCATGGAGAATTGGCGAAATATAAGATGTGTACATGCCACTTTGGATTGAATGAAGCGGTGAGGCAAAGAGCCAATGTAGCTCCTG CTGAGTGGTGGAGGAGGTATGGAGCAAAAACACCAAATTTGCAGCTCCTTGCTATTAAAATATTGAGTCTTACTTGTAGTTCATCGGGTTGTGAGCGGAATTGGAGTGCTTTTGAGCAT atTCACTCCAAGAAGAGAAATAGACTTGAAcatcaaatgttgcaagacttgGTTTTTATCAAGTACAATCAAAATTTGAAAGAGCGCTTTGATagcgatgatttgattgatccTGTGGTTTTGGAAGATGATTTTGATACTCATAACCTATGGTTGTTGGGAGGTGAAGATGAGGCTCAACCCGAACCTGATGATGATATGGTGTTTGATGGTGAGGATTTGTCTTGGCTAGATGTTGAAATTGCAAGTGGTGCTGCTGAGCCTGCAATCAACACTAGAAGCCAAGCAACATTGCAAAAGAATGCGGCTGCTCCTCCACCACCTCAACCACCTTCTTCATCTAGATCTAAGCCAAAAGCAAAGGAAGTGGTAGTAGTAGATGATGAATTTGGTGATGGAGAATATATTGGAGAGGATGAAgagtgtgaagaggatgaagaggaTGAAGAGGATGCTAGTGAGGAAggaagtgatgatgaagacttaGATTTTAATGATTCGTGA
- the LOC131617346 gene encoding RING-H2 finger protein ATL43-like, which yields MGGAPSINPFTVPFFPFFPIIIIVTTTLILIASAEEQDTKENTKIPSLEDDNGAVDMSLQSPVSATADPDQVVTKSVSFKPSAGAIVGVLATTFSLTFLLLLYIKHCNGVAGSNANQDGETDLQERKNSGIGRSVVDLLPAFKFGSLRGQKQGLECAVCLTGFEDQEILRLLPKCKHAFHMECVDTWLDEHSTCPLCRYKVDPNDIVLSQSQELSSDVESGRVMSNVINNSNSNSNSNESRHGNESVGSRRVSFMRERNSEGCLFSGHSRKVKSESVIGEHRLDHRIVLSPTCSYTSHSGVHQRWSNFETDDMLYLTSDRLISCSSSSRDGRRRRMRRSHGGGADDEMESGFGGCGGRRRRSERDLRSTVSEMTGMMRFLNRDRRRERERRGGGGRDEQERQREGVASRWWAWISRPQHSYSRSGSE from the coding sequence ATGGGTGGTGCACCTTCTATCAACCCATTCACCGTCCCATTTTTTCCCTTCTTccccatcatcatcatcgtcaccACCACACTCATTCTAATCGCAAGCGCCGAAGAACAAGatacaaaagaaaatacaaaaattcCCAGTCTCGAAGACGATAATGGCGCGGTCGACATGTCATTACAATCGCCAGTATCAGCAACCGCGGACCCCGATCAAGTGGTGACAAAATCAGTTTCATTCAAACCTAGCGCGGGAGCCATCGTAGGTGTTTTAGCAACAACATTCTCCCTCACGTTTCTACTTCTTCTCTATATTAAACACTGCAATGGCGTTGCTGGCAGCAATGCGAATCAAGACGGAGAGACGGATTTGCAAGAGAGGAAGAACTCCGGGATTGGACGGTCGGTTGTGGATTTATTACCGGCTTTCAAGTTTGGTTCATTGAGAGGACAAAAACAAGGACTCGAATGCGCGGTTTGTCTCACAGGGTTTGAGGATCAAGAGATACTAAGATTATTGCCGAAATGCAAACATGCTTTTCATATGGAATGTGTGGACACGTGGCTTGACGAACACTCCACGTGCCCGCTGTGTCGGTATAAAGTCGACCCTAATGACATCGTTCTTTCTCAGTCTCAAGAACTGTCGTCAGACGTTGAAAGCGGGAGAGTTATGAGTAATGTGATCAACAACAGCAATAGTAATAGCAATAGCAATGAATCACGACATGGAAATGAAAGTGTAGGTTCACGACGAGTTTCTTTTATGAGAGAGAGGAATAGTGAAGGGTGTTTGTTTAGTGGTCATTCAAGAAAGGTAAAGAGTGAGAGTGTTATAGGAGAACATAGGTTAGATCATCGTATAGTTTTGTCCCCTACTTGTTCTTATACTTCACATAGCGGGGTTCACCAACGGTGGAGCAATTTTGAAACAGATGATATGCTTTACTTAACTTCTGATAGGCTCATTAGTTGCAGTTCGTCTTCGCGTGACGGAAGGAGAAGAAGGATGAGGCGGAGTCACGGTGGCGGCGCTGATGATGAGATGGAGAGTGGTTTTGGTGGTTGTGgtgggaggaggaggaggagtgaAAGGGATTTGAGGAGTACTGTGTCGGAGATGACAGGGATGATGAGGTTTTTGAATAGGGATAGGAGGAGGGAAAGAGAACGGCGTGGTGGTGGTGGTAGGGATGAACAAGAAAGGCAAAGGGAGGGAGTGGCTTCGAGGTGGTGGGCTTGGATTTCTAGGCCACAACATTCATATAGTAGATCAGGTTCTGAATGA
- the LOC131619259 gene encoding uncharacterized protein LOC131619259: METTPPTTQPSSSDVPSVGSSALNIHVPSGDIGWKFNHLKDLNNKRKVTCNFCKETSTGGISRAKQHQLGIKGNVKACTQTPEDVKLILQEHEDKKLAAKKSMSGDVHEDDDEASHLLEISRIRAGKRPAEEGSMSAAKKNVKGPLDVIYYRKPEETLKKGKQTSLNDACDKKARSSCCKYIARFFYRNGIAFNVANSKSFKLMVEAIGMYGAHLKPSSYYELRVPMLQEELKLTHEMLSSNKKEQEKYGCSIMSDGWTDTKGRILINFLVNSPAGTMFVKSVDASANMKTGKKSFELLDSFVEEIGESNVVQLVTDNGSNYVLAGKHLQISRPKIFWTPCAAHCLDLMLEDIGKIARVKKVIQKGMTLVGFIYNHSLVLNLMREKLESELVRTGVTRFATNFLTLHRLHSLKSKIRPMFTPEEWLNLNASKEVKGKKAAAIVLQVSFWEDIVFALKAMGPLVKVLRLVDNEKKPAMGSIYHAMLEAKELIKKTSTMRPSPKKSLILLIEDGVFNFIIHYMQLGIILIRSTFIAIQ; this comes from the coding sequence ATGGAAACTACTCCTCCAACTACTCAGCCATCATCATCTGATGTTCCATCTGTCGGTTCTTCTGCACTTAATATCCACGTACCAAGCGGTGATATTGGCTGGAAATTCAACCATTTGAAAGACTTGAATAATAAGAGGAAGGTTACTTGTAACTTTTGTAAAGAAACGTCGACCGGAGGTATTTCTAGGGCAAAACAACATCAATTAGGAATAAAGGGAAATGTGAAAGCTTGCACTCAAACTCCGGAAGACGTTAAGTTGATTTTGCAAGAGCATGAAGATAAAAAATTGGCTGCAAAGAAATCAATGTCAGGTGACGTCcacgaagatgatgatgaggcATCGCACTTGCTAGAGATATCTAGGATTCGAGCGGGAAAAAGGCCAGCTGAAGAGGGAAGTATGTCGGCTGCCAAGAAGAATGTAAAAGGCCCCTTGGATGTGATTTACTATCGAAAACCCGAGGAAACTTTGAAAAAAGGAAAGCAAACAAGCTTGAATGATGCATGTGATAAGAAAGCAAGATCGAGTTGTTGCAAATACATAGCGCGTTTCTTTTATCGGAATGGAATTGCTTTCAATGTTGCAAATTCTAAAAGTTTCAAATTGATGGTTGAAGCAATTGGTATGTATGGTGCACATTTGAAGCCTTCAAGCTACTATGAGTTGAGAGTTCCTATGCTTCAAGAAGAGTTGAAATTGACACATGAGATGTTGAGTAGTAATAAGAAAGAACAAGAAAAATATGGTTGCTCTATAATGTCTGATGGTTGGACTGATACAAAGGGAAGAATATTGATCAACTTTTTGGTGAATTCTCCGGCAGGTACAATGTTTGTTAAAAGTGTTGATGCATCTGCTAACATGAAAACTGGAAAAAAGTCGTTTGAACTTTTGGATAGCTTTGTAGAAGAGATTGGTGAAAGTAATGTTGTGCAACTTGTTACCGATAATGGAAGCAACTATGTCTTGGCTGGTAAGCATCTTCAAATATCGAGGCCAAAGATATTTTGGACTCCATGTGCTGCTCATTGTCTAGACTTGATGCTAGAAGATATCGGAAAAATTGCAAGAGTCAAGAAGGTTATACAAAAAGGAATGACTCTCGTGGGCTTTATTTACAACCATTCTTTGGTTTTAAACTTAATGAGGGAGAAACTAGAAAGTGAATTGGTTAGAACTGGAGTCACAAGGTTTGCCACAAACTTTCTTACTTTGCACAGATTGCACTCTTTAAAGTCAAAAATTAGGCCCATGTTCACTCCTGAAGAATGGTTGAACTTGAATGCAAGTAAGGAGGTGAAAGGAAAGAAGGCGGCTGCTATTGTTCTTCAAGTCTCATTTTGGGAGGATATTGTGTTTGCTCTTAAAGCTATGGGGCCTCTTGTAAAAGTACTTAGGCTTGTTGACAATGAGAAGAAGCCGGCAATGGGAAGCATCTATCATGCAATGTTGGAAGCCAAGgagttaattaaaaaaacttcAACAATGAGGCCAAGTCCAAAGAAGTCATTGATATTGTTGATAGAAGATGGAGTATTCAACTTCATCATCCATTACATGCAGCTGGGTATTATCTTAATCCGAAGTACTTTTATAGCAATCCAATGA